A stretch of Dromaius novaehollandiae isolate bDroNov1 chromosome 8, bDroNov1.hap1, whole genome shotgun sequence DNA encodes these proteins:
- the LRRC8B gene encoding volume-regulated anion channel subunit LRRC8B produces the protein MITLTELKYLADAQSSYHILKPWWDVFWYYLTMIMLLVAVLAGALQLTQTRVLCCLPCKLEFDNHCAVPWDLVKTNLNMSSSSTAQIIIPLKIQNDLHRQQYSYIDAVCYERELHWFAKFFPYLVLLHTFIFAACSNFWLYYPSTSSRLEHFVAILQKCFDSPWTTRALSETVAEQSVRSLPIAKSKAVVSSPGNSVDVGASRQSLPYTQPGLEATGRENSSSVLDKKEGEQAKAIFEKVKKFRVHVEEKDVIYTVYMKQIIVKVIVFVIIIIYVPYYLSFITLEIDCIVDVQAFTGYKRYQCVYSLAEIFKVLASFYVVLVIFYGLTCTYSLWWMLRSSLKQYSFEKLREKSNYSDIPDVRNDFAFILHLADQYDPLYSQRFSIFLSDLSENKLKQINLNNQWSVEKLKNKLIRNSQDKIELHLFMLNGLPDSVFELTEVEVLSLELIPEAKLPPAVSQLVNLKELNVYHSSLTVDYPAMSFLEENLKTLRLKSSEMGRIPPWIFHLKNLKELCLTGYFMLDHHNSIYNESFQGLKNLRSIHLKNNLSRIPQVVTDLLPSLQHLSINNEGNKLIVLNNLKKLVNLRTLELVCCDLERIPHSIFTLNNLHEIDLKENNLRTVEEIISFQHLKNLSCLKLWHNSISYVPVQIGALSNLEQLYLNYNNIKNVPLQLFLCKKLHYLDLSYNKLTSIPEEIGYLTNLQYLALTKNHIEMLPDGLFQCRKLQFLLLGNNSLMNLSPCVGQLLNLVQLELIGNYLESLPAELEECQFLKRNSLIVEERLLKTLPPRVRERLQACSDKC, from the exons ATGATCACGCTAACAGAACTCAAGTACTTAGCAGATGCCCAGTCATCCTACCACATACTGAAACCATGGTGGGATGTCTTCTGGTATTACCTCACCATGATAATGCTGCTAGTTGCTGTGCTTGCTGGGGCTCTCCAGCTTACTCAAACCAGAGTGTTGTGTTGTCTTCCTTGCAAGCTAGAATTTGACAATCACTGTGCCGTGCCTTGGGATTTAGTTAAAACAAACCTTAACATGTCCTCTAGCTCCACAGCACAAATAATCATCCCACTTAAAATCCAGAATGATCTTCATCGGCAGCAGTATTCCTATATTGATGCAGTATGTTATGAGAGAGAGCTTCACTGGTTTGCCAAGTTTTTTCCATACCTAGTGCTTCTGCATACCTTTATTTTTGCAGCTTGCAGTAATTTCTGGCTTTACTATCCTAGTACAAGTTCCAGGCTTGAGCATTTTGTAGCCATtcttcagaagtgttttgatTCTCCATGGACAACACGTGCCCTCTCAGAAACAGTTGCTGAGCAATCTGTGAGGAGCTTGCCAATAGCCAAATCGAAAGCAGTGGTTTCATCACCTGGGAACTCAGTAGATGTAGGTGCGAGCAGACAGTCCCTGCCATATACGCAACCTGGCTTGGAAGCAACTGGAAGAGAAAATTCCTCGAGTGTTCTTGACAAAAAAGAAGGGGAACAAGCTAAAGctatttttgaaaaagtgaagaaattcagAGTACATGTTGAAGAGAAGGATGTCATATATACAGTGTATATGAAGCAGATTATAGTCAAAGTTATTGtatttgtaataataataatttatgtCCCCTATTATTTATCCTTTATTACACTTGAAATTGATTGTATAGTTGATGTTCAAGCCTTTACAGGCTACAAAAGGTACCAGTGTGTTTATTCACTAGCagaaatttttaaagttttggcTTCGTTTTATGTTGTTTTAGTTATCTTCTATGGCTTAACTTGTACTTACAGTTTGTGGTGGATGTTAAGAAGTTCACTTAAGCAATATTCTTTTGAGAAGTTGAGAGAGAAAAGTAATTACAGTGATATACCTGATGTAAGGAATGACTTCGCATTTATCCTCCACTTGGCTGATCAATACGATCCTCTTTATTCACAACGATTCTCGATATTCCTGTCTGATTTGAGTGAGAACAAACTGAAACAGATAAATCTTAACAACCAATGGTCAgtggaaaaactgaaaaacaaactaaTAAGAAATTCCCAGGACAAGATTGAACTTCACCTTTTCATGTTAAATGGTCTTCCGGACAGTGTCTTTGAACTGACAGAAGTAGAAGTCCTAAGCTTGGAACTTATTCCTGAAGCCAAGCTTCCTCCAGCTGTGTCCCAGCTAGTCAATCTCAAAGAACTCAATGTTTATCATTCATCACTAACTGTGGATTATCCAGCAATGAGctttttagaagaaaatctgaaaacattGCGTCTAAAATCTAGTGAGATGGGGAGGATTCCACCTTGGATCTTTCATCTAAAAAACCTGAAGGAATTGTGCTTAACAGGGTATTTCATGCTAGATCATCACAACTCCATATACAATGAAAGCTTTCAGGGGCTAAAAAACCTGAGATCCATTCACTTAAAAAACAACCTTTCCCGTATACCTCAGGTGGTTACAGACCTTCTGCCTTCTTTACAACACTTGTCTATCAACAATGAGGGAAATAAACTGATAGTGCTAAATAACTTGAAGAAGTTGGTAAACTTGAGAACCTTGGAATTAGTCTGCTGTGATTTAGAGCGCATTCCCCATTCTATTTTTACCCTAAACAACTTGCATGAAATTGACTTAAAAGAGAATAATCTCAGAACAGTGGAGGAAATAATTAGTTTTCAACATCTTAAGAACCTTTCTTGCCTAAAACTGTGGCACAACAGCATTTCATATGTCCCAGTGCAGATTGGTGCACTATCAAACCTGGAACAACTGTATCTAAattataataatattaaaaatgttcCATTGCAGCTATTTCTTTGTAAAAAGTTGCACTATTTGGATCTTAGCTATAATAAGCTAACTTCCATCCCTGAAGAAATCGGTTATCTGACCAATCTGCAGTACTTGGCTTTGACAAAAAACCAT atTGAAATGCTGCCTGATGGATTATTTCAGTGCAGAAAGCTGCAATTTCTGCTTCTGGGAAATAACAGTCTGATGAATTTGTCCCCTTGCGTGGGTCAGCTACTGAATCTTGTTCAATTAGAGCTCATTGGAAACTATCTTGAATCGCTTCCTGCTGAACTGGAAGAATGTCAGTTTCTAAAGCGGAATAGTCTCATTGTAGAAGAAAGGTTGTTAAAAACACTTCCACCTCGTGTAAGAGAACGTTTACAAGCATGCTCGGATAAGTGCTAA